From the genome of Leptolyngbyaceae cyanobacterium:
CTTCCCCATAAAGAGCGCGACCTGGGGCAATCTGTTTGGCTTCTTCAATCGCAGCTTGTAAAGAAGTTTCATCACCCATCACTGCCATTTGATCGGATCGATTCAAATAAGGACGATCTTCGATCGTCTGAATTTGAGATGTCCAACGACCGATTTCCATTTTCGCTTCTTGAGCGCGGGGATGATTTGCTGGAATCAGTTGCGCTTCTTTAATCGCCGACTTGAGATCGTTAGCCGTTCCCAGTTGAGCCAGTTGGCGTGCTTTTTCCAAATGTGCTAAATCTTCGAGTTCTCGCTGCCAACGAACGATCAAGTCTTGCCCTTTACTATACAAAGGCCGATCCGGACTTAACTTTTTCACCAACGCGATCGCTTGTTCCAAACTCGCCGGCGTTCCTCCCTTCGCTACGGAATAAGCTTCCGCCAGATTAGTCAAGTCTTGTACCTCAGCTTGCAAATTAGCACGAGCCGGAATCTGGCGAAGAATTGCGATCGCTTCATCTATATTTTGATTTTGCAGCTGAGATTCTGCCAAATCCATCATTTCCCGCCCAAATTCACCTATTGATTTTTGGGCTTCTTGATATAGATAACTCTTAGGATTAATCGACTCTGCCAGCTTAACAGCTTCCAGCAAATTCTTCAGTCCGCCTCGTTTCCCCAAGTTACGCGCTCTAGCTAAGATGTCTCCATCATCTCGCGCCGATACGATCAGTTGGTTAAGTTCTTCATACTTAGTAGTTTCCCAATAAGTATTGCCTATATATAACAAGCGGACAGCTTCCCGAAAAGCTTGCGACCAATTTTCTTGTCGCACTTGCTTCTCCGCTTCTTTATAAATTCCTTCTGCCTTAGACCACACCGACTGCCAACCTTTAATCCGGCTTTCTACCAGAGTGTATGCCGGTACATCTGCCGGAACTTGTTTGGCCATCGCGATCGCTTCATTCAGCTTGCCCGCGTTAAATGATGTCTCCGCCAAATCCAAAATCTCTAGCGACCACTCTTTAATCATCTGATTAGCCTGACTTCTGAGTGGATGGTCTAGCGGTAAAGTTTTCACCATCGCGATCGCTTCTAGCAAATCCTTGGACGTTTGCTTTTTAGCTGCCAACTGAGCGCAATAAAGTCGCATAGATGCCGAAGCTGTTGGCCAGTAGATCGACGGACAATTTGGCACCGTTGGCAACATCAGCAGCAGCGCGATCGCCGTTATTCCCACTCCACCAGCCGTTATCGTAGCCAACACAGCCCAAAACTGCCAGCTACGCCACCAGCGTTCTAACTTGGCAGGTGACTCAGTAGGAACGGAAGACTTCAACTTACTAATTGGCCCTGATTTTTGTACAGAATTATCCTCTAAATGCTTTCCTTGAGAAATTGGTAGTTCAGTAGAAGATGGTTTTTTATTAACTAAAGGAGTCTCTGGAGAGACTGAAGCACCGACAGTCGGCGGTTCTGAAGCTTCCGGAATCAGTGGTTGGATGGGAAATCGGTTTTGATTCCCCTGCTCTGAAGCTTTAGCAGCAGACCATCGGCGATCTGGATTTCCCCGTTCTCTCATAGCTCACACCAAAATAATCGTGCATTGGGCAAAGCTTGGCTGGTTCGGCTCGAAAATATATTTTTTGCGATCGTATCCTTGCCTTCCCAAAAAAGCTAGATCCCGTGCATTATATCCTTCGTTAGCGGTATTTGAGCAGCAAGCTTCAGAATGATTTTTCAGCAGTATTTCCAGGATTTATTACCAAAGCTGAGGATGAAAATAGCCGAGTAATTAGCTAATTTTTCCAGATGTTCGTCTCAAAAAAGTAAAATTAAACTTTTTTACTCATTTTTTGCCATTTCTGCTGAACATCCCTTCCACATCCCATCTAAACCAGTGCTAATAAATACTCCTGCCAAACCAAATTTTCAGGACTCAGCCCTTAAATCTACAATCAATCTAGCCAGTTGCTCTCTACTAGCTTGATAAATTTCTCCACAAAAATGGCAAGTAGCTTCCGCACCATCATCTTTTTCAATCATGTCTTGCAGTTCTTCTTCGCCAAGCAACTTGAGAGCACTGATAAAACGAGTGTTAGTACAGCCACAATGAAAGCGTAGCAATTGTACCTCTGGTAATTGCACCAGCCCCATATCTCCCAACAATTGCTCGAAAATTTCTGGCAAACTTTTACCAGCTTGTAACAAAGGAGTAAAACCTGATAAAGCTCCTACCCTAGATTCCAAAGTTTCGATTAAAGCTTCGTCTCTGGCTGCCTTGGGTAAAACTTGGATTAATATTCCTCCAGCTGCCGTTACTTCGCCCCCCTCTACAAATACACCAACTACTAAAGCAGAAGGCGTTTGTTCGGAAGTCACCAAATAATTAGCTATATCGTCCCCAATTTCACCGGAAACTAGCTCGACCGTGCTGGAATAAGGATAACCGTATCCGACATCTCTAACTACATAAAGAAATCCCTCTTGACCTACCGCTCCACCTACATCTAATTTTCCCTTCGCATTTGGTGGCAATTCCACACCGGGATTCTCTACATAACCCCTGACTGTTCCATCCAAGCCAGCATCCACAAATACAATCCCTAAAGGGCCATTCCCCTTGATCCGAATATTCACTCTCGATTCGGGTCGCTTCATACTGGAGGCTAATAACAATCCAGATGTCATCGTGCGACCCAAAGCAGCTGATGCTACGTAGGAAAGTTGATGCCTGCGTCTGGCTTCCTCCGTTAAACGGGTTGTAATTGCGCCAACTGCACGAATTCCTCCATCTGCTGCTGTAGCGCGGATTAATTGATCGGCCATTAACAAAACCTTACACTTCTTAACATCTTCTATTTTTCTATTTTAAGTCGGTAATCCCTTGACTGGCCGTTAGCTGCTACCTGAGCTAACATTTCGTTTGAACTTGCTGCTGTCAAAATTTTAGATATGTTGGGTATTTTTCAAAAAAGCAATCTGCGAATAGAGGTAGAAGCCTCTGAAGCAACCATTAGAGATAGCCTGTTGCAACCGAATCTGTTAAGACAATGGCTAAAAACACAAAATTTTTCGCCTGATCTACCAGAACAGCTTTCTCAAGGAATCTCTTTTACCAGTTGGATTGGCCCAGTAGCAATTCAGCATCAAGTGGAAATGGCACGACCAAATTGTCTGCGTCTGTTGTTGAGTCAGGGAATAGACGGTTTCCACGAATGGTACTGGGGAGAAGGTTGGGTGCAGTCGCGTTTAGAAGGTATTTCTTTACTGCCATTAAATTTGGGTCAAACTGTAAGTTTGCTTCAGTTAAAACAATTTTTGCAAATGAAACAAAACACTTAGCAAGTTGCCATCAATTTTTTTAGTAAGGAATAGCAGTCCTTTCTTATTTTCTAAATTTGAGGACTCAATTCCTTACCACAAACTTTTTGCCTAAATTATTGCCTTACTTTGGCTGTTACTTCATTTAATCCGACCTGATCTAACAGCGAGTAAAAATCTTCGGCAATTGCGCGATCGTCCGGATTGCGATCGGCAGCTTTAACAAGTGTTGCTACGGCATCATACCAAAATCCTTCTACTGCATACGCACTAGCTTGCTCGCGTTCTGATTTAGCAGCACCAAGCAGTCTAGTCAGCGCTGGTGTCGGAGCAACTCGTCTAATCGAAGACTGAACCATCATCTTTTTAATTTCCCCATTAGCAACGCAAAGAGTTGATACTGACCAAACATATTCTTGCCCTGTCACCATTTGGGGACTATTTTTAGGTAATTGTATTTGAACTATTGCTGGCTTTCTTTCTACTGGGATTTTATCTTTATATATTGGCTCATTTTTGCCCACTTGCTTTAACTCAAATTCCATTTCTCTCAAAATTTCTTCCGATGCTAAATTTTCGGTAACGTACCATAAAAATGTAGGATATCCTGATGTGGTTAATCCAAAGTGATTCTCAGGCACTAAACTTACAAGCAAGGGAAAGGAGCAGAAAGCTGGTTTAATTCTGTTTCCACCTTCCGGGGGAGGTGGCCAATCAACTACCCGCGCTCCACCCGAGGCGGTAGTTGAAGGAGCCCCACGACTGGGGGGTTTATACTCAATACCTTTAGTTGCT
Proteins encoded in this window:
- the hslO gene encoding Hsp33 family molecular chaperone HslO; protein product: MADQLIRATAADGGIRAVGAITTRLTEEARRRHQLSYVASAALGRTMTSGLLLASSMKRPESRVNIRIKGNGPLGIVFVDAGLDGTVRGYVENPGVELPPNAKGKLDVGGAVGQEGFLYVVRDVGYGYPYSSTVELVSGEIGDDIANYLVTSEQTPSALVVGVFVEGGEVTAAGGILIQVLPKAARDEALIETLESRVGALSGFTPLLQAGKSLPEIFEQLLGDMGLVQLPEVQLLRFHCGCTNTRFISALKLLGEEELQDMIEKDDGAEATCHFCGEIYQASREQLARLIVDLRAES
- a CDS encoding DUF928 domain-containing protein; amino-acid sequence: MMINRHKKILVTSSITLLFINIFSGNIPPNQSLKKIGINPDFNSKALAIPAAATKGIEYKPPSRGAPSTTASGGARVVDWPPPPEGGNRIKPAFCSFPLLVSLVPENHFGLTTSGYPTFLWYVTENLASEEILREMEFELKQVGKNEPIYKDKIPVERKPAIVQIQLPKNSPQMVTGQEYVWSVSTLCVANGEIKKMMVQSSIRRVAPTPALTRLLGAAKSEREQASAYAVEGFWYDAVATLVKAADRNPDDRAIAEDFYSLLDQVGLNEVTAKVRQ